A window of Chloracidobacterium sp. N contains these coding sequences:
- a CDS encoding glycosyltransferase family 2 protein gives MVTSEARYAPVSLVTTVLNDLEGCRAFFAAMERQTLCPREIVVVDGGSRDGTWEFLQAYCPRLDYRLVVAREDGCNVARGRNLAIQRATHDIIVSTDVGCQWDDRWLEELAAPLLEDATLEAVMGSWMVRYEDLPDVWARVEFAMHREFALRATATAHASSRAIAYRKRLWERLGGYPEDLTLAADDMVFALLLHATTTRVAGTPTPRCFWERPATLRRFRREAERNFFGAGEADIWRTYGLLVGGRLLVEILAWPVGLLVGAVEIVWLGRLPVIGGLLLLAGVTLTALRLWRLRTALARYRERGGHGGWWRIPLFDYATKWSALRGYWRGWWQGRRRCWDCRQRLRQAGVSPW, from the coding sequence ATGGTTACGTCGGAAGCGCGCTACGCTCCGGTGTCACTCGTGACGACCGTACTCAACGACCTGGAGGGCTGCCGGGCGTTTTTTGCCGCCATGGAGCGGCAAACGCTCTGCCCACGGGAAATCGTCGTGGTGGACGGCGGCTCGCGCGATGGCACGTGGGAGTTCCTGCAAGCCTACTGCCCACGACTCGACTACCGGCTGGTCGTCGCCCGTGAAGACGGCTGCAACGTCGCCCGCGGCCGCAATTTGGCCATTCAGCGCGCAACACACGACATCATCGTTTCCACGGATGTGGGCTGCCAGTGGGATGACCGCTGGCTGGAGGAACTGGCCGCGCCGCTGCTCGAAGATGCCACGCTGGAGGCCGTCATGGGCAGTTGGATGGTGCGCTACGAAGACCTGCCCGACGTGTGGGCGCGGGTTGAATTTGCCATGCACCGGGAATTTGCCCTGCGGGCGACGGCCACCGCCCATGCGTCTTCGCGCGCCATTGCCTACCGCAAGCGTCTGTGGGAACGGCTTGGCGGTTATCCCGAAGACCTGACGCTGGCAGCGGATGACATGGTGTTTGCGCTGCTGCTCCACGCTACAACCACGCGCGTAGCCGGCACCCCGACACCGCGCTGTTTCTGGGAGCGGCCGGCAACCCTGCGCCGGTTCCGGCGCGAAGCGGAACGCAACTTTTTCGGCGCTGGCGAGGCGGATATCTGGCGCACATACGGGTTGCTCGTCGGCGGACGGCTGCTGGTTGAAATTCTGGCCTGGCCCGTGGGGCTGCTGGTCGGTGCGGTCGAAATCGTCTGGCTGGGACGCCTGCCGGTCATCGGTGGACTGCTGCTGCTGGCCGGCGTCACCCTGACCGCGCTCCGGCTGTGGCGGTTGCGAACGGCGCTGGCGCGTTATCGTGAGCGTGGCGGACATGGCGGCTGGTGGCGCATTCCGCTGTTTGATTATGCTACGAAGTGGTCGGCGCTGCGGGGCTACTGGCGCGGCTGGTGGCAGGGACGCCGCCGGTGCTGGGACTGTCGCCAGCGTCTGCGCCAAGCAGGGGTCTCACCATGGTAG
- a CDS encoding sialate O-acetylesterase, giving the protein MVARRHFFAVWGTALLLPVLLAGLAVWNNWFGLRRTLYLDRRIHAVSFPGDGQVVQRGADGTASVGFTGRAGWLAQTVEAAVANADDHSVPQWQTLAAPTWTHFQGTLRLPTGCQPVWLRVGEPRPPQAFNHVEVGEVCVGEVFIVAGQSNAAGSCTTLFSAASPLVRTGLVGEDGRLTWRAGHDPQVLNGGGSVWPLVGDLLVQRLGTPVGFVNVAVGGSSIRDWAPGTPHFQHLVQVLQALGPQGARAILWHQGESDSALAADEYATRLTAIIEATRAAVRTETPLTWVVARASFKDGQTFAGVRDGQRRVWETGLALPGPDTDELGPDMRQPDRVHFNAAGTSAAARQWAAALLREVFRRPSEP; this is encoded by the coding sequence ATGGTAGCCAGGCGGCACTTCTTCGCCGTCTGGGGGACGGCCCTGCTGCTGCCGGTGCTGCTGGCCGGCCTTGCCGTCTGGAACAACTGGTTCGGGTTGCGCCGTACGCTCTACCTTGACCGCCGGATTCATGCCGTTTCCTTTCCGGGCGATGGGCAGGTGGTGCAGCGCGGCGCGGACGGAACGGCATCCGTCGGTTTCACCGGCCGGGCGGGCTGGCTGGCGCAGACCGTCGAAGCGGCGGTAGCCAACGCCGATGACCACTCGGTGCCCCAGTGGCAAACCTTGGCTGCGCCAACCTGGACGCACTTTCAGGGCACGCTGCGGCTGCCGACCGGCTGCCAACCGGTCTGGCTGCGCGTTGGCGAACCACGTCCGCCACAGGCATTCAATCACGTCGAAGTGGGCGAAGTATGCGTTGGCGAGGTGTTCATCGTTGCCGGGCAGTCCAACGCGGCCGGGAGCTGCACGACGCTGTTTTCGGCCGCGTCGCCGCTGGTGCGCACGGGTCTCGTCGGTGAAGATGGGCGTCTGACCTGGCGGGCCGGTCACGACCCACAGGTGCTCAACGGCGGCGGTTCGGTCTGGCCGCTGGTGGGCGACCTGTTGGTGCAACGCCTCGGCACGCCGGTCGGGTTTGTCAATGTGGCCGTCGGCGGCAGCAGCATCCGCGACTGGGCCCCCGGAACGCCCCACTTCCAGCATCTGGTGCAGGTGCTTCAGGCGCTTGGCCCCCAGGGCGCGCGCGCCATTCTGTGGCATCAGGGCGAAAGTGACAGCGCCCTGGCGGCCGACGAATACGCCACCCGTCTGACGGCCATCATCGAAGCCACCCGCGCAGCCGTCCGAACAGAGACGCCGCTGACGTGGGTTGTTGCGCGGGCATCCTTCAAGGATGGGCAGACCTTTGCCGGCGTACGCGATGGCCAACGCCGCGTCTGGGAAACCGGACTGGCGCTGCCCGGACCGGACACCGACGAACTGGGCCCCGACATGCGCCAGCCCGACCGGGTGCATTTCAACGCGGCCGGCACGTCAGCCGCGGCCCGGCAGTGGGCGGCGGCGCTGCTGCGGGAAGTCTTCCGCCGCCCTTCGGAACCTTGA
- a CDS encoding SIS domain-containing protein: protein MASSPQPPLLPTEIAAAALREHAEVAAALPPLLPTIAELATRLVETLRRDGRVLLCGNGGSAADAQHLAAELVGRFLCDRRPFPALALTTDTSILTAVANDIGYTEVFARQVLALGRPGDMLIAISTSGNSPSVLRAAEAARQQGLMVAGLTGRTGGKLRPLCDLCLCVPSEATPRIQEMHILIGHILCDVAERILGEVEQ, encoded by the coding sequence ATGGCGTCCTCTCCCCAGCCACCCCTCCTGCCAACCGAGATTGCGGCGGCGGCTTTGCGTGAACACGCGGAAGTTGCCGCCGCACTGCCGCCACTCCTGCCCACGATTGCGGAGTTGGCCACCCGGCTGGTGGAGACCCTCCGCCGCGATGGGCGCGTTCTGCTATGCGGCAACGGCGGTTCGGCTGCCGATGCCCAACACCTGGCCGCCGAACTCGTCGGACGCTTTCTCTGTGACCGCCGGCCGTTTCCAGCCCTGGCGCTGACGACGGACACTTCGATCCTGACTGCCGTAGCCAACGACATCGGTTACACGGAAGTGTTTGCCCGGCAGGTGCTGGCGCTGGGGCGTCCGGGCGACATGCTCATAGCGATTTCCACCAGCGGCAACAGCCCCAGTGTGCTCCGTGCAGCCGAAGCGGCCCGGCAGCAGGGACTGATGGTGGCCGGACTGACCGGACGTACCGGCGGCAAACTGCGCCCCCTGTGCGACCTGTGCCTGTGCGTCCCTTCCGAGGCGACGCCGCGCATTCAGGAAATGCACATCCTCATCGGGCATATTCTGTGCGACGTGGCGGAACGCATCTTGGGCGAGGTTGAGCAATGA
- a CDS encoding DapH/DapD/GlmU-related protein, with amino-acid sequence MTPRVLAGSLLSYAYNHWLTHFPSHYVRRAYLRAYLGACGTQTWVQMGCRFLNGRKVFFGPRNAINFGCLFDGRRYAIRTGSDVSIGPEATILTLGHDPQSPDFADQGGEVIIGDRVWIAYRAIVMPGVTLGEGAVVAAGAVVTQDVPPYTIVGGVPARPIGTRETNLRYRLDYAPFLI; translated from the coding sequence ATGACGCCGCGCGTGCTGGCCGGAAGCCTGCTCAGTTACGCCTACAATCACTGGCTGACGCATTTTCCTTCGCATTATGTCCGCCGGGCTTACCTGCGGGCCTATCTGGGCGCATGCGGTACGCAGACGTGGGTTCAGATGGGCTGCCGGTTTCTCAACGGCCGCAAGGTGTTCTTCGGCCCGCGCAATGCGATCAACTTCGGCTGTCTGTTTGACGGCCGGCGCTACGCCATTCGGACGGGCAGCGATGTCTCCATCGGCCCGGAAGCCACCATTCTCACCCTTGGCCACGATCCCCAGTCGCCGGATTTTGCCGATCAGGGCGGTGAGGTCATCATTGGCGACCGGGTATGGATTGCCTACCGCGCCATTGTCATGCCCGGCGTCACCCTTGGCGAAGGGGCGGTGGTGGCCGCAGGCGCAGTCGTCACGCAGGACGTACCGCCCTACACCATCGTTGGCGGCGTTCCGGCCCGTCCTATCGGCACACGGGAAACCAACCTGCGCTACCGGCTCGATTACGCGCCTTTTCTCATCTGA
- a CDS encoding iron ABC transporter permease, translating to MTRRCLLSPGLFFALALGLLATAVVLAVAIGSVTLPPATVVSVLAAKVFPWLDWPRFTPTDEAIVWALRLPRVLVAALVGAALAVAGVQMQGLFRNPLASPDIIGTSAGGALGAVMAISAGLAAVSPLYIPAFSFVGSALALVAVYGLTVRAGRVPVTTLLLAGVAIGALCGAFTALLVSLAWKRWEVAQEISFWLMGGFDSRTWLHVRLLAPCFLLGAGVALAYAAELDVMSLGEEDARALGVETRRTTWTILLSAALLTGAAVAVGGIIGFVGLIVPHAVRLLVGPRHRVLIPACALVGAAFLVGADLLARTVNRPEEIRLGIVTALIGAPYFLRLLLRPGP from the coding sequence ATGACGCGCCGCTGCCTTCTGTCACCCGGTCTGTTTTTTGCTCTGGCGCTGGGGCTGCTGGCCACCGCCGTGGTATTGGCCGTGGCCATCGGAAGCGTCACGCTGCCGCCAGCGACGGTCGTTTCGGTTCTGGCTGCCAAGGTGTTTCCGTGGCTCGATTGGCCACGCTTCACGCCCACGGATGAAGCCATTGTCTGGGCGCTGCGGTTGCCACGGGTGCTCGTGGCAGCCCTGGTCGGTGCGGCGCTGGCTGTGGCCGGAGTGCAGATGCAGGGGTTGTTTCGTAATCCGCTGGCGTCGCCGGACATCATCGGCACAAGCGCGGGGGGCGCGCTGGGGGCCGTTATGGCCATTTCAGCCGGACTCGCAGCCGTTTCGCCGCTCTACATTCCAGCCTTCTCTTTCGTCGGAAGCGCCCTGGCGCTGGTGGCCGTCTATGGTCTGACCGTCCGGGCCGGGCGCGTGCCCGTCACCACGCTTCTGCTGGCGGGAGTGGCCATCGGGGCGCTGTGCGGCGCGTTCACGGCGCTGCTCGTTTCACTCGCATGGAAGCGGTGGGAAGTCGCCCAGGAAATTTCCTTCTGGCTGATGGGCGGATTTGACAGCCGGACATGGCTGCACGTGCGGCTGCTCGCGCCCTGTTTCCTGCTGGGAGCCGGGGTGGCGCTGGCCTATGCCGCCGAACTTGATGTGATGTCGCTTGGCGAGGAAGATGCCCGGGCGCTGGGCGTGGAAACCCGGCGGACGACGTGGACCATCCTGCTGTCGGCGGCGCTGCTGACCGGAGCCGCCGTGGCCGTGGGCGGGATCATCGGGTTTGTGGGCTTGATCGTGCCCCACGCCGTCCGCCTGCTCGTCGGCCCTCGTCACCGGGTGCTGATTCCGGCCTGTGCGCTGGTGGGGGCGGCGTTTCTGGTGGGTGCAGACCTGCTGGCGCGGACGGTCAATCGCCCCGAAGAAATCCGCCTGGGGATCGTCACGGCCCTGATCGGCGCGCCGTACTTTCTGCGGCTGTTGCTGCGGCCCGGCCCCTGA
- a CDS encoding Uma2 family endonuclease, translated as MSSPSTVTPPATPMTIEEFLVYAERDGFFELVRGVPVEVAPPGFKHQLIEQALLVYLMRAIAERNLPYIAMLETGVQTEPLTVRVPDLLVCREQTAESKLAAYRATQQDDVLRLNDDVLLAIEVASKNWRQDYGVKRQEYARRGIGEYVIVDEKRKQVIVNRDPDVEQGRYGEEKVYVPGTVFELAALGGYPLETSVVLTPVWTSEVIRQEIARLEAEQQARLEAEAQVKEAEAQAAAEQQARLEAEARAKEAEARAKEAEAQVKEAEAQAAAEQQARLEAEARAKEAEAQAAAEQQARLEAEARAAAEQQARAALLDELARLRTRLGQQTDDAS; from the coding sequence ATGTCTTCGCCTTCGACTGTGACGCCGCCAGCGACGCCCATGACCATCGAGGAATTCCTCGTCTATGCCGAGCGGGATGGCTTCTTTGAACTTGTGCGGGGGGTTCCCGTCGAAGTGGCGCCACCGGGTTTCAAACATCAGCTCATTGAACAGGCTCTGCTGGTGTATTTGATGCGGGCCATTGCCGAGCGCAACCTGCCCTACATCGCCATGCTGGAAACGGGTGTCCAGACCGAACCGCTGACCGTGCGGGTGCCTGACCTTCTGGTGTGTCGGGAGCAGACGGCAGAAAGCAAGCTGGCCGCATACAGAGCCACGCAGCAGGACGATGTTTTGCGGTTGAACGATGATGTCCTGCTGGCTATTGAAGTTGCGAGCAAGAACTGGCGTCAGGATTACGGTGTGAAGCGGCAGGAATACGCCCGGCGCGGCATTGGCGAGTATGTGATTGTGGATGAGAAGCGCAAACAGGTGATTGTCAACCGCGACCCGGACGTGGAGCAGGGCCGGTACGGGGAGGAAAAGGTCTATGTCCCGGGCACGGTCTTTGAGCTTGCCGCACTCGGAGGGTATCCGTTGGAGACATCAGTCGTCCTGACGCCAGTCTGGACCAGTGAGGTCATTCGGCAGGAAATCGCGCGTCTTGAGGCTGAGCAGCAGGCGCGATTGGAAGCTGAAGCCCAAGTGAAGGAAGCCGAGGCCCAGGCCGCAGCCGAACAGCAGGCACGGTTGGAAGCCGAAGCCCGTGCGAAGGAAGCCGAAGCCCGCGCGAAGGAAGCCGAAGCCCAAGTGAAGGAAGCCGAGGCCCAGGCCGCAGCCGAACAGCAGGCACGGTTGGAAGCCGAAGCCCGCGCGAAGGAAGCTGAAGCCCAGGCTGCCGCTGAGCAGCAGGCACGATTGGAAGCTGAAGCCCGTGCTGCGGCCGAACAACAGGCCAGGGCCGCCCTGCTCGATGAACTGGCGCGCTTGCGCACCCGCCTGGGGCAACAGACAGACGATGCTTCCTGA
- the atpG gene encoding ATP synthase F1 subunit gamma: MPNLQGVRRRIKAVKNMRQITKSYKLVSASKLRRAQERVTASRPYARKMQEVLRNLAAATTDFTSPLMEERTGNRTLLVLMTADKGLCGAFNANLIRAVQQYLTDHPNERVELVVVGRKGRDFFRRRNIPIRREYVNVTSKTFGYEVAVEIAQDLLNIYEGAAAEEETVAVRPDRVCLVYAEFRSAISQIVRIEQLLPVGRQAGREAEPSAMSAPPDYIYEQPPAEILGRLLPRFIETCIFQALLESVASEHGARMAAMDAASRNAGEVIANLTLAMNRIRQAAITNEIIEVVSGAAAL, encoded by the coding sequence ATGCCGAACCTGCAAGGTGTTCGACGGCGGATCAAGGCCGTCAAGAACATGCGCCAGATCACGAAGTCCTACAAACTTGTCTCGGCGTCGAAGCTTCGCCGGGCCCAGGAGCGGGTGACGGCGAGCCGTCCCTATGCCCGCAAGATGCAGGAAGTGCTACGCAATCTCGCGGCCGCCACGACGGACTTCACGAGTCCGCTGATGGAGGAACGGACGGGCAACCGGACCCTGCTGGTGCTGATGACGGCGGACAAGGGCCTGTGTGGCGCTTTCAACGCCAACCTCATCCGCGCCGTCCAGCAGTACCTGACGGACCATCCCAATGAGCGGGTGGAACTCGTCGTCGTGGGACGCAAGGGGCGGGACTTTTTCCGGCGGCGCAACATCCCTATCCGCAGGGAATATGTCAACGTCACCTCGAAGACGTTTGGCTATGAAGTCGCCGTCGAAATTGCCCAGGACCTCCTCAACATCTACGAAGGGGCGGCGGCGGAAGAGGAGACCGTCGCCGTACGCCCTGACCGCGTCTGCCTGGTCTATGCCGAGTTCCGGTCGGCAATTTCCCAGATTGTCCGCATCGAACAGCTTTTGCCGGTCGGCAGGCAGGCTGGCCGTGAGGCCGAGCCATCGGCGATGAGTGCGCCCCCGGATTACATTTACGAACAGCCTCCGGCGGAAATTCTGGGACGCCTGCTGCCGCGCTTCATCGAAACCTGTATTTTCCAAGCCCTGCTGGAGTCGGTGGCTTCCGAGCATGGCGCGCGTATGGCCGCCATGGACGCTGCCAGCCGGAATGCCGGGGAAGTCATTGCCAACCTGACCCTCGCCATGAACCGCATCCGCCAAGCGGCAATTACGAACGAAATCATCGAAGTCGTCAGCGGCGCGGCGGCACTGTAG
- the atpA gene encoding F0F1 ATP synthase subunit alpha, with translation MEAIRADEISQLIREQIENFQAGVTVTEVGTVIKVGDGIAEIHGLDKVMAGELLDLPHDVKGIALNLEEDKVGAVLFGEYHAIKQGDLVKRTKRIMSVPVGKGFLGRVVNALGEPIDGRGPIANDGFNPVERIAPGIVERKSVKEPMMTGIKAIDAMIPIGRGQRELIIGDRQTGKTTIAIDTIINSKGKDLICIYVAIGQRKGSIAQLVKRLEEHDAMDYTIVVSASSSDPAAMQYIAPYAGTAIGEYFMDRGQHVLCIYDDLSKHAVAYREISLLLRRPPGREAYPGDVFYLHSRLLERAAKYDDKRGGGSLTALPVIETQAGDISAYIPTNVISITDGQIFLESDLFNAGIRPAINVGNSVSRVGSSAQTKAMKQVAGTLRLELAQYRELAAFAQFGSDLDKTTQRLLARGQRLTEILKQGQYVPMPLEDQVFVIWAATNGYVDDIPVSEVRRFEAELLTYLKNNHAVLLKDIATKKELTDDIKSRMKAATDAFKQTFIVRA, from the coding sequence ATGGAAGCCATTCGCGCTGATGAAATCAGTCAACTCATTCGTGAACAAATCGAAAACTTTCAAGCTGGTGTCACCGTCACTGAGGTCGGGACGGTCATCAAGGTGGGCGACGGCATTGCGGAAATCCATGGTCTGGACAAGGTCATGGCCGGGGAGCTGCTCGATCTGCCCCATGACGTCAAGGGGATTGCCCTCAACCTCGAGGAAGACAAGGTTGGCGCCGTGCTGTTCGGGGAATACCACGCCATCAAGCAGGGCGATTTGGTCAAGCGCACCAAGCGCATCATGTCCGTTCCGGTCGGCAAAGGCTTTCTGGGGCGGGTCGTCAATGCCTTGGGTGAACCCATTGACGGACGCGGCCCGATTGCCAACGACGGCTTCAATCCGGTGGAGCGCATTGCGCCGGGCATCGTCGAGCGCAAGTCGGTCAAGGAGCCGATGATGACCGGCATCAAGGCCATTGACGCCATGATTCCGATTGGTCGCGGACAGCGGGAACTCATCATCGGCGACCGGCAGACGGGCAAGACCACGATTGCCATTGACACCATCATCAACTCGAAGGGCAAGGACCTGATCTGCATTTACGTGGCGATTGGCCAGCGCAAAGGCTCGATTGCCCAACTCGTCAAGCGCCTCGAAGAGCATGACGCCATGGATTACACGATTGTGGTCTCGGCGTCGTCGTCCGATCCGGCCGCCATGCAGTACATTGCGCCCTATGCCGGCACCGCCATCGGGGAATACTTCATGGACCGCGGCCAGCATGTGCTGTGCATCTATGATGACCTGTCCAAGCACGCCGTGGCCTACCGTGAAATTTCGCTGCTGCTGCGGCGTCCGCCCGGACGTGAAGCCTATCCGGGGGATGTGTTCTATCTTCACTCGCGGCTGCTCGAACGGGCGGCCAAGTATGACGACAAACGCGGCGGCGGCTCCCTGACGGCACTGCCCGTGATTGAAACCCAGGCGGGGGACATTTCGGCTTACATTCCCACCAACGTCATTTCCATCACGGACGGCCAGATTTTCCTCGAAAGCGACTTGTTCAACGCCGGCATCCGCCCGGCCATCAACGTCGGCAACTCCGTTTCGCGGGTGGGCAGCTCGGCGCAAACGAAAGCCATGAAGCAGGTTGCCGGAACGCTGCGGCTGGAGCTGGCGCAGTACCGGGAACTGGCAGCCTTTGCACAGTTTGGCTCCGACCTGGACAAGACCACGCAGCGCCTGCTGGCGCGTGGGCAGCGCCTGACAGAAATCCTCAAGCAGGGGCAGTATGTGCCCATGCCGCTCGAAGACCAGGTGTTCGTCATCTGGGCCGCGACAAACGGCTATGTGGACGACATCCCGGTGTCGGAAGTCCGCCGGTTTGAGGCCGAACTGCTGACCTATCTCAAAAACAATCACGCGGTGCTGCTCAAGGACATTGCCACGAAGAAAGAGCTGACCGACGACATCAAATCCAGAATGAAGGCGGCGACGGATGCCTTCAAGCAGACGTTCATTGTCCGCGCCTGA
- the atpH gene encoding ATP synthase F1 subunit delta has translation MSSLANRYARALADAAGDDFSTVAAELKAFHKLVTTHEELGEVFANPTIPLEQKEGLLRSLGERLRLHPITANFLGVVLRNQRMSRLDDIQTAVEALMDAHLGIVPVEVTTALPLGVSERRLLERRLKEVVGSDIRLTYRESPDLIGGIVARVGSRYYDGSIRTQLAEFRERLTRRY, from the coding sequence ATGAGTTCACTTGCCAATCGCTATGCCCGCGCCCTGGCTGATGCCGCCGGGGATGATTTTTCAACCGTTGCGGCCGAACTCAAAGCCTTTCACAAGCTGGTGACGACGCACGAGGAACTGGGTGAGGTCTTTGCCAATCCCACGATTCCGCTGGAGCAGAAAGAAGGCTTGCTGCGCTCGCTGGGTGAGCGTCTGCGGCTGCATCCGATCACGGCCAACTTTCTTGGGGTGGTGCTCCGCAACCAGCGGATGTCCCGGCTGGATGACATCCAGACGGCTGTCGAAGCGCTCATGGATGCCCACCTGGGGATTGTGCCGGTGGAAGTCACCACGGCCCTCCCGCTTGGCGTCAGCGAGCGGCGGCTGCTGGAGCGCCGGCTGAAGGAAGTCGTCGGCTCTGACATCCGTCTGACCTACAGGGAATCCCCCGACCTGATTGGCGGCATCGTGGCCCGGGTTGGAAGCAGGTATTACGACGGTTCGATCCGTACCCAACTGGCCGAATTTCGGGAGCGACTTACCCGGCGCTACTAA
- a CDS encoding ATP synthase F0 subunit B, with protein sequence MIELSWGVSGIEVGCFFAAGANLLTPDLSLFVTVGVFLLVAYLLNTLVFKPVLAVLDERARLTSGFRQQLGDYDERLAEYEAALRAARVDAARIIEERRAVALQRRNELIESAKQSAAAEVAAATQALEAQVAAVKQTLTRDAEHLAASIASTVLGRQIGTPS encoded by the coding sequence ATGATTGAGTTGTCATGGGGTGTCAGTGGAATTGAGGTGGGTTGCTTCTTTGCCGCCGGAGCCAACCTGCTGACGCCGGACTTGTCGCTTTTCGTCACCGTGGGTGTCTTCCTGCTGGTGGCCTATCTGCTCAACACCCTGGTTTTTAAGCCGGTTCTGGCTGTTCTTGACGAGCGCGCGCGTCTGACAAGCGGGTTTCGTCAGCAACTTGGAGATTACGACGAGCGGTTGGCCGAATACGAAGCCGCACTGCGTGCGGCGCGGGTGGATGCCGCCAGGATCATCGAGGAACGGCGCGCAGTGGCACTTCAGCGGCGCAACGAGCTGATCGAATCCGCCAAGCAATCCGCGGCTGCCGAGGTCGCTGCGGCAACCCAGGCTCTTGAAGCGCAGGTGGCGGCGGTGAAGCAAACCCTGACCCGCGATGCCGAACACCTGGCGGCTTCGATTGCCAGTACGGTTCTGGGTCGCCAGATTGGAACACCGTCATGA